From Hymenobacter sedentarius, a single genomic window includes:
- a CDS encoding TonB-dependent receptor plug domain-containing protein, whose product MVSVDPDGNLQLRGSGNVRILINGKPSAVISGDIATALKQLPGDQIKSVEVITSPSAKYDGEGSAGIINIVLKENNLQGVNGNVGLALGTRNSNGNFTLNARKGKLGVTAGVNAFAFYSPGDQEVDRIDRDVRTVVNGQSVLTTGRLYQRNDGTGMGGGGQGRVGLEY is encoded by the coding sequence ATGGTGAGCGTGGACCCCGACGGCAACCTGCAGCTGCGCGGCTCCGGCAACGTGCGCATCCTCATCAACGGCAAGCCCTCGGCCGTGATTTCGGGCGACATTGCCACGGCCCTCAAGCAGCTGCCCGGCGACCAGATTAAGTCGGTGGAAGTCATCACCTCGCCCTCGGCCAAGTACGACGGCGAAGGCTCGGCCGGCATCATCAACATCGTGCTCAAGGAAAACAACCTACAGGGCGTGAACGGCAACGTGGGCCTGGCCCTGGGCACGCGCAACTCCAACGGCAACTTCACCCTCAACGCCCGCAAAGGCAAGCTGGGCGTGACGGCGGGCGTGAACGCCTTCGCCTTCTATTCGCCCGGCGACCAGGAAGTGGACCGCATCGATAGGGACGTGCGCACGGTGGTCAACGGCCAATCGGTCCTGACCACGGGCCGGCTGTACCAGCGCAACGACGGCACGGGCATGGGCGGAGGCGGCCAGGGCCGCGTTGGGCTGGAATACTAG
- a CDS encoding carboxypeptidase-like regulatory domain-containing protein, translated as MNNPLLPMLALASVLAHEAVAQAPAAPASRPAGGPAGIPTGAPGATSPALVTLPAARGTGRISGVVLDGATKKPVEFATVALLPATGDKPVDGTVADDKGRFSMKGLAAGEYRLQLSFIGYGSLTQPVTLADGKMTLDLGTVALTPAAQQLNEVTVNGERPVVESKPDRLVYNAATDNTNKGSTAADVLRKAPW; from the coding sequence ATGAATAACCCCTTACTGCCAATGCTGGCCCTGGCCAGTGTGCTTGCTCACGAAGCCGTGGCTCAGGCTCCCGCGGCTCCAGCTTCACGTCCCGCGGGTGGCCCCGCCGGCATTCCGACGGGCGCACCGGGCGCTACCTCCCCGGCCCTGGTAACGCTGCCTGCCGCCCGCGGCACCGGCCGCATCAGCGGCGTGGTACTGGACGGCGCCACCAAGAAACCAGTGGAGTTTGCCACTGTGGCCCTGCTGCCCGCCACCGGCGACAAACCCGTGGACGGCACCGTGGCCGACGACAAAGGCCGCTTCAGCATGAAGGGACTGGCCGCCGGCGAGTACCGCCTGCAGCTCAGCTTCATTGGCTACGGCAGCCTCACGCAGCCGGTGACTTTGGCCGACGGCAAAATGACCCTCGACCTGGGCACCGTGGCCCTGACGCCCGCCGCCCAGCAGCTCAACGAAGTGACCGTGAACGGCGAGCGCCCCGTGGTGGAAAGTAAGCCCGACCGCCTGGTGTACAACGCCGCCACCGACAACACCAACAAAGGCAGCACCGCCGCCGACGTGCTGCGCAAGGCCCCATGGTGA
- a CDS encoding VOC family protein, translating into MEMKLELVPVPVTDIDRAKTFYAEQVGFKLDHDVRPSATVRVVQLTPPGSGCSIVMSEGLFGLAMPVGCLRGLHLVVADIAQVRAELAGRGVPMGEIQDLGGGMKYVGFQDPDGNTWTLQEMPPK; encoded by the coding sequence ATGGAGATGAAACTTGAGCTGGTGCCGGTGCCGGTCACCGACATAGACCGCGCCAAAACGTTTTATGCCGAACAAGTCGGCTTTAAGCTCGACCACGACGTGCGGCCCAGTGCCACGGTGCGGGTGGTGCAGCTCACCCCGCCCGGTTCGGGCTGTTCCATTGTGATGAGCGAGGGGCTGTTTGGCCTGGCCATGCCGGTGGGTTGCCTGCGCGGCTTGCACCTGGTGGTCGCCGATATTGCCCAAGTTCGCGCCGAACTGGCGGGCCGGGGCGTGCCCATGGGCGAAATCCAGGATTTGGGCGGCGGCATGAAGTACGTGGGCTTCCAAGACCCCGATGGCAATACCTGGACGCTGCAGGAAATGCCGCCCAAGTAG